The following are from one region of the Novosphingobium sp. 9U genome:
- a CDS encoding PAS domain-containing protein: MVEASDRFRRSEDRGSTGWSIRVYLVALSACFALLLVAAATILIHQAEAAGRAQTQEQLLDTTRALSQVVDSRLGGYERLLRAMSASDAVRQMDLGEIDRQARLAVPEQDAWVLLSDRSGRQLVNTRRPRGAALPTGVFSPGIWPELDAGRSRVCNLAKGVIEDHILCVDVPIMRNGRAEHVLSIIFRPRMLQSIISAQKIPNSRFAAILDRRGVVVWRNVNPGRFVGKPATPDMQRLLTSASEGVSMSHSLEGVPTVLAYSRSRDNGWTFIVAVQRSELGAAAQRALYNGGLVAALLIAVALLVALRGAERIRRDVAAITAGAQRIGAGEQPQFGRRSFSEFERLGHLIASAVQERDESRERFAMAQEVGGVGSWNWDSVHDEGHVSHTYREMHGLQDLRGPLRFSQVLDAIHPDDRAGYLERLQAATTRIEPSTNEYRVLHANGTIRWIAAKGRPIFDDAGHRIGSVGIVRDKTAEYEAEVALRRLNELLEQQVEQRTAERDRMWELARDPFVVADENGVWLEASPAWSSLLGYPVEAFIGRTSEWIEHPDDVVRTRAEDRRLAEGKITERFENRFRAKDGSYRWLSWNAVPEGNRFYSVARDITVEKEQAEALLKAEQSLRQAQKMESIGQITGGVAHDFNNLLVPIVGTLDILRNKGGLDARSERMIGNAIEAAERARVLVQRLLAFARRQPLTTQAVAVAECLNGMEPLLATTLGSRIYLKIETAPDLPPIQADKNQLELALLNLAVNAGDAMPDGGTLTISASVRDPAPDEDEVLTPDAYVAIQVVDTGAGMPPSVVERAFEPFFSTKGLGRGTGLGLSMVHGLMAQLGGSIRIRSEVGKGTTIELLLPIADQPAPSGEVPDRDTTAPFTGGRALVVDDEALVLASTADMVNGLGFDVVQAASASQALDILANQTFEFLITDHLMPGMTGTELARLTAERYPGMRTLIVSGYADLSDIAPDFDRLSKPFRAAELAKALGRSCPTIEAGMA; the protein is encoded by the coding sequence ATGGTAGAAGCATCAGATCGCTTCCGGCGCAGCGAGGATCGCGGCTCCACGGGGTGGTCCATCAGGGTCTATCTCGTGGCGTTGTCAGCATGCTTCGCACTGCTGCTCGTCGCTGCTGCGACCATCCTGATCCATCAGGCGGAGGCCGCGGGCCGAGCTCAGACGCAGGAGCAATTGCTCGATACCACCAGAGCCTTGTCGCAGGTCGTCGACAGCAGGCTCGGGGGCTACGAGCGCCTTCTGCGTGCAATGAGCGCGTCCGATGCGGTACGCCAGATGGACTTGGGCGAGATCGACCGACAAGCGCGCCTCGCAGTGCCAGAGCAGGATGCTTGGGTGCTGCTGAGCGATCGAAGCGGCCGTCAACTCGTCAACACACGTCGTCCTCGAGGGGCCGCGCTTCCCACCGGAGTGTTCAGTCCCGGAATTTGGCCCGAGCTGGACGCGGGCCGCTCGCGCGTCTGCAATCTCGCGAAGGGCGTGATTGAGGATCACATCCTGTGCGTGGATGTGCCCATCATGCGAAACGGGCGTGCCGAGCACGTCCTTTCTATCATCTTCCGCCCGCGCATGCTGCAGTCGATCATCTCTGCGCAGAAGATCCCGAACAGCCGGTTCGCAGCAATCCTCGATCGCAGAGGCGTGGTGGTCTGGCGCAACGTCAATCCTGGACGGTTTGTGGGCAAGCCCGCGACACCTGACATGCAGCGGCTTCTAACCAGCGCTAGCGAGGGCGTTTCCATGAGCCACTCGCTGGAGGGCGTTCCTACGGTGCTGGCATACAGTCGCTCTAGAGACAACGGATGGACCTTCATTGTTGCCGTGCAGCGCAGCGAGCTGGGCGCCGCAGCCCAGCGCGCCTTGTACAACGGCGGCCTCGTCGCAGCCTTGCTGATCGCAGTTGCGCTTCTCGTTGCTCTCAGGGGAGCCGAGCGGATACGCCGGGATGTCGCTGCCATCACTGCCGGTGCGCAGCGGATCGGCGCTGGTGAGCAGCCACAGTTCGGCCGGCGCAGTTTTTCCGAATTCGAACGTTTGGGTCACCTCATCGCCAGTGCCGTCCAAGAGCGTGACGAAAGTCGTGAGCGGTTTGCAATGGCCCAGGAAGTCGGGGGCGTTGGCTCGTGGAACTGGGATTCGGTGCACGACGAGGGGCACGTCTCGCACACGTATCGGGAAATGCATGGTCTGCAGGATCTGCGCGGGCCGCTCCGCTTCAGCCAAGTCCTGGATGCAATCCATCCTGACGACCGCGCCGGCTACCTCGAGCGATTGCAAGCCGCGACCACACGGATCGAGCCCTCAACGAACGAATACCGGGTCCTGCACGCAAACGGGACGATCCGGTGGATTGCCGCGAAGGGGCGGCCGATCTTCGATGATGCCGGACACCGGATCGGCTCGGTTGGCATCGTCCGCGACAAGACGGCGGAATACGAAGCCGAAGTGGCCCTTCGCAGACTGAACGAGCTTCTCGAACAACAAGTCGAACAACGCACTGCCGAGCGCGACCGGATGTGGGAGCTTGCCCGAGATCCCTTCGTCGTCGCCGACGAAAACGGGGTCTGGTTGGAGGCGAGTCCTGCCTGGTCGAGCCTGCTGGGTTATCCGGTCGAAGCTTTCATCGGCCGAACCTCCGAGTGGATCGAGCATCCCGACGACGTCGTCCGGACGCGCGCCGAGGACCGTCGGCTGGCCGAAGGCAAGATCACCGAGCGCTTCGAGAACCGGTTCCGTGCGAAGGATGGCAGTTACCGTTGGCTTTCGTGGAATGCGGTCCCGGAGGGCAACCGCTTCTACAGCGTCGCGCGCGATATAACCGTCGAGAAGGAGCAGGCTGAAGCTCTTCTCAAGGCCGAACAGAGCCTGCGCCAAGCCCAGAAGATGGAGTCGATCGGCCAGATCACCGGCGGTGTCGCACACGACTTCAACAATCTGCTGGTGCCGATTGTCGGCACACTCGACATTCTGCGCAACAAGGGTGGTCTCGATGCGCGCTCCGAGCGCATGATCGGCAACGCCATCGAGGCGGCGGAGCGAGCCCGAGTGCTTGTCCAGCGGCTCTTGGCATTTGCGCGGCGCCAACCGCTTACCACGCAGGCGGTGGCGGTAGCCGAGTGCCTGAACGGTATGGAGCCCTTGCTTGCGACGACACTCGGTTCGCGCATATATCTGAAGATCGAAACAGCTCCCGATCTTCCGCCAATTCAGGCGGACAAGAACCAGCTTGAACTGGCGCTATTGAACCTTGCGGTGAATGCCGGTGACGCGATGCCTGATGGCGGAACCCTGACAATCAGTGCGAGCGTTCGCGACCCCGCTCCAGACGAAGATGAAGTGCTAACTCCGGATGCCTACGTCGCGATCCAGGTAGTCGATACTGGGGCTGGTATGCCCCCGAGCGTTGTCGAAAGGGCGTTCGAGCCGTTCTTCTCAACCAAGGGCTTAGGGCGCGGCACGGGATTGGGCTTATCGATGGTCCACGGATTGATGGCGCAACTCGGTGGGAGCATCCGCATCCGGAGCGAGGTCGGAAAGGGCACAACAATCGAGTTGCTTCTGCCGATCGCGGATCAACCTGCACCATCCGGCGAAGTTCCTGATCGCGATACTACCGCGCCATTTACAGGCGGCCGTGCCCTAGTCGTTGACGACGAGGCGCTTGTGCTTGCAAGTACGGCGGACATGGTCAATGGATTGGGCTTTGACGTGGTGCAGGCGGCGTCGGCAAGCCAAGCCCTGGACATTCTCGCTAACCAGACCTTCGAGTTCTTGATCACCGATCACCTGATGCCCGGAATGACCGGCACTGAGCTCGCGCGTCTGACGGCAGAACGATACCCTGGCATGCGCACCTTGATCGTTTCAGGATATGCCGACCTGAGCGACATCGCGCCCGACTTCGATCGGCTCAGCAAGCCATTTCGCGCGGCCGAACTTGCCAAAGCGTTGGGTCGTAGCTGCCCGACCATTGAAGCAGGTATGGCGTGA
- a CDS encoding response regulator transcription factor → MVAPYLHKEELIRSLRLSPLASIITDPHLPDNPIMAVNVAFEQLTGYAEAELIGRNCRILAGPETSRERSAALRHAVGTATPALVELVNYRRDGSSFLNAVMVAPLFDDEGRLRYFVGSQMEVTEQPGGARAVAAERVAGLTERQRDVLRLAAQGMRNRQIGEMLGVAEKTVKMHRVALCKRLEVSTTGEAVRLAIEAGL, encoded by the coding sequence TTGGTCGCGCCCTATCTCCACAAGGAAGAGCTCATCCGCTCTCTCCGCCTTTCGCCCCTTGCCTCGATCATCACTGATCCGCACCTCCCAGACAACCCGATCATGGCTGTCAACGTAGCGTTCGAGCAATTGACAGGCTATGCCGAAGCAGAGCTTATCGGTCGCAACTGCCGCATTCTTGCGGGCCCTGAGACTTCGCGCGAGAGGTCAGCGGCACTGCGACACGCGGTAGGAACCGCAACGCCGGCGCTCGTGGAGCTCGTCAACTACCGCAGGGACGGGAGCTCATTCCTCAATGCGGTCATGGTGGCGCCGCTCTTCGACGACGAAGGCCGCCTACGCTATTTTGTCGGAAGCCAGATGGAGGTAACCGAACAGCCTGGCGGCGCCCGAGCCGTCGCTGCCGAACGGGTCGCGGGCTTAACAGAGCGGCAGCGTGACGTTCTGCGCCTCGCGGCACAGGGCATGCGCAATCGTCAGATTGGAGAGATGCTCGGTGTGGCTGAGAAAACCGTCAAGATGCATCGTGTTGCCCTCTGCAAACGCCTTGAAGTTTCCACCACTGGGGAGGCGGTCCGCCTTGCCATAGAAGCCGGTCTTTGA
- a CDS encoding PAS domain-containing sensor histidine kinase — protein MADFQKDPPAETFQLLVDAVTDYALYMLDRDGHIVTWNAGAQRFKGYSADEIIGEHFSKFFLPDDRRDGLPSQILKTAAEQKRFEMEGWRLRKDGTKFLAHVVVDAIHDEGVLVGFAKITRDITEKRSLEQATYDSALQLRMLVQGVRDYAIYMLDTDGRITSWNAGARTIKGYEEEEVLRQHFSLFYTEEDRARGAPEEALRTALQEGKFEAEAQRVRKDGSLFWAHVVIDPIYNEVGEHVGFAKITRDISERKRNEIELRQTQEALLQSQKLQALGELAGGIAHDFNNLMTVMRGSADFMLRKPDLPLEKRNRYLSVMLETAERATSLTSQLLAFARRQPLEPEVIDLTVRLDAMGEMLQRTLGSLYDLKLDLTPALWPVEIDPSGLEAALLNAVLNARDAMPKGGRITITTKNVSRAEGEGVTLSITDTGQGILPETLKRVFEPFFTTKPTGKGTGLGLSQIHGFAEQSGGSARIISEVGQGTTVELWLPKTNKQRQSGTASERESLASLNLKVLVVEDSEHVRYFARQLLDDLGCDVVEASDADQALKLLKGQKVDLVFSDIVMPGMSGLELAEHIKEKHRGVPVLLASGYSSKQFISKDERQFPIIRKPYEIETLAAGINQLISRAQTKIGAVI, from the coding sequence ATGGCCGATTTCCAGAAGGATCCACCTGCCGAGACGTTCCAGCTGCTTGTCGACGCGGTTACCGATTACGCTTTGTACATGCTCGACCGCGACGGCCATATCGTAACGTGGAACGCAGGCGCCCAGCGCTTCAAAGGCTACTCCGCCGATGAGATCATCGGCGAACACTTCTCCAAGTTCTTTTTGCCCGACGACAGGCGAGACGGGCTTCCCTCGCAGATATTGAAGACGGCTGCCGAGCAAAAACGCTTCGAGATGGAAGGCTGGCGGCTGCGTAAAGACGGCACCAAGTTCCTGGCCCATGTCGTGGTCGATGCCATCCACGACGAGGGGGTTCTTGTCGGCTTTGCCAAGATCACGAGAGACATCACCGAGAAGCGCAGCCTTGAGCAGGCGACATACGATAGCGCGTTGCAGCTAAGGATGCTTGTCCAAGGCGTGCGCGACTACGCGATCTACATGCTTGACACCGATGGGCGGATCACGAGCTGGAACGCCGGTGCCAGGACGATCAAAGGCTACGAAGAAGAAGAGGTGCTGCGGCAGCACTTCTCTCTCTTCTACACCGAAGAGGACCGCGCGCGTGGCGCGCCGGAAGAAGCGTTGAGAACTGCGCTTCAGGAAGGCAAGTTCGAGGCGGAGGCTCAGCGGGTGCGTAAGGATGGGTCACTGTTCTGGGCACACGTCGTGATCGACCCAATCTACAATGAAGTTGGGGAGCACGTCGGCTTCGCCAAGATTACTCGGGACATATCCGAGCGTAAGCGGAACGAGATCGAGCTTCGGCAGACGCAGGAAGCCTTACTCCAATCACAAAAGCTTCAGGCGCTCGGCGAGCTTGCAGGTGGCATTGCCCATGACTTCAACAACCTCATGACCGTCATGCGGGGCTCGGCCGATTTCATGCTGCGCAAGCCGGACCTCCCACTCGAAAAGCGGAACCGGTATCTCAGCGTGATGCTCGAGACGGCGGAACGCGCCACCAGCTTGACGTCGCAGCTTCTCGCGTTCGCGCGTCGCCAACCGCTCGAGCCCGAGGTCATCGACCTAACCGTCAGGCTGGACGCCATGGGAGAGATGCTGCAGCGAACGCTCGGCAGCCTTTACGACCTCAAGCTTGATCTTACGCCAGCGCTATGGCCGGTTGAGATCGATCCCAGCGGCCTTGAGGCGGCGCTGCTCAACGCTGTCCTGAATGCCCGGGATGCGATGCCGAAGGGCGGACGGATCACCATCACGACCAAGAACGTCAGCCGAGCGGAAGGTGAGGGTGTAACACTTTCCATTACTGACACGGGCCAGGGCATTTTGCCTGAAACGCTCAAGCGCGTCTTTGAGCCGTTCTTCACGACCAAACCGACAGGGAAGGGCACCGGTCTGGGTCTCTCTCAGATCCACGGGTTCGCGGAACAATCAGGTGGATCAGCCCGGATCATATCCGAGGTCGGACAAGGCACTACCGTAGAGCTTTGGCTGCCAAAAACGAACAAGCAGCGGCAGAGCGGCACTGCCTCTGAGCGCGAAAGCTTGGCTTCGCTTAACTTGAAGGTCCTTGTCGTGGAGGATAGCGAGCACGTCCGCTACTTCGCGCGTCAGTTGCTGGATGATCTCGGCTGCGACGTCGTCGAGGCTTCAGACGCTGACCAGGCCTTGAAGCTTTTGAAAGGGCAGAAGGTCGATCTGGTATTTTCCGATATCGTTATGCCCGGGATGAGTGGCCTCGAGTTGGCGGAGCACATCAAAGAGAAGCATCGCGGCGTTCCGGTGCTGCTCGCCAGCGGTTACAGCAGCAAGCAGTTCATTTCTAAGGACGAACGGCAGTTCCCGATCATCCGCAAGCCTTATGAGATCGAGACTCTGGCTGCAGGCATCAATCAGCTCATCTCCCGTGCCCAAACAAAGATCGGAGCTGTCATTTGA
- a CDS encoding four-helix bundle copper-binding protein, protein MAQAAKHAMYCALFCTSCADACSAEPMNMAQCIRACIDCAEICNAAAKVAVRQTSDNDAMVRVMLTACLEACFICAAECDKHDREHCRLCATMCRECGDDCREALATLH, encoded by the coding sequence ATGGCGCAAGCCGCGAAGCACGCAATGTACTGCGCCCTGTTCTGCACCTCCTGCGCAGATGCATGCTCGGCCGAGCCTATGAACATGGCACAATGCATCCGCGCATGCATCGACTGCGCCGAAATCTGCAACGCAGCAGCCAAGGTCGCGGTACGCCAGACGTCCGATAACGACGCTATGGTGCGGGTTATGCTAACCGCGTGCCTGGAGGCGTGTTTCATTTGCGCTGCAGAGTGCGACAAGCACGACCGCGAGCATTGCCGGCTGTGCGCGACGATGTGCCGCGAGTGCGGTGACGACTGCCGCGAAGCGCTGGCAACGCTGCATTGA
- a CDS encoding alpha/beta fold hydrolase, giving the protein MSIIVLGAAFYLLWTWYQGTWIQDPDGDLLRARDDWRLWVGGALLAWSFVGRFVTAPLLGGKDHDPLRLERSNGQTLRSATGADIYFEVHGALDAPPLILTHGWSLDSRIWHYAKRDLAKQFRVITWDLPGLGKSSRLGAKVDLSTFAQDLASVLTLAGGKPAILVGHSIGGIVIQTLARDQPQLFGRKVRGIVLLHTTYTNPLKTMILSGLAQAIRWPVLEPLMRLTIILQPLAWLSSWQSYLSGSTHIGVRLGFGRSVTRSQLDRTALLMTEQKPAVSARGDLAMFRWDSEDALARLRVPTLVIGGDMDIVTKPNAARHIANSAPASELVIISGVNHMGPVERADLYHRQIVKFAGSLS; this is encoded by the coding sequence ATGTCGATCATCGTCTTAGGCGCCGCGTTTTACCTTCTCTGGACTTGGTACCAAGGCACTTGGATCCAGGACCCGGACGGCGATCTGCTTCGAGCACGCGATGACTGGCGGCTTTGGGTTGGCGGTGCGTTGCTGGCCTGGTCCTTCGTTGGGCGGTTCGTCACCGCGCCGCTCCTTGGAGGCAAGGACCACGACCCGCTGCGTCTTGAGCGTTCGAACGGCCAAACGCTTCGAAGCGCAACTGGCGCTGACATCTACTTCGAGGTTCACGGCGCTCTCGACGCGCCGCCGCTTATCCTTACACACGGGTGGTCGCTCGACAGCCGCATCTGGCACTATGCCAAGCGAGATCTGGCCAAGCAGTTCCGGGTGATAACGTGGGACCTCCCGGGGCTCGGAAAGTCTAGCCGGTTGGGCGCTAAGGTCGACCTGTCAACGTTCGCACAGGACCTCGCCTCGGTGTTGACACTTGCAGGTGGTAAGCCGGCCATCCTTGTGGGCCACAGCATCGGTGGGATCGTCATTCAGACTTTAGCTCGCGACCAGCCACAGCTGTTTGGCCGGAAGGTTCGCGGCATTGTCCTTCTCCATACCACCTACACAAATCCCCTCAAGACGATGATTCTCAGCGGGTTGGCGCAAGCCATTCGTTGGCCGGTGCTTGAGCCCTTGATGCGGCTGACAATCATACTTCAGCCACTTGCATGGCTGAGCTCCTGGCAGAGCTACCTGAGCGGCTCAACACACATAGGAGTTCGACTGGGCTTCGGTCGTTCAGTCACCCGATCACAACTGGACCGAACTGCCCTGTTGATGACCGAGCAGAAGCCAGCAGTGTCCGCCCGAGGTGACCTCGCGATGTTTCGCTGGGACTCTGAGGACGCGCTAGCCAGACTGCGTGTGCCCACCTTGGTGATCGGCGGCGACATGGACATCGTGACGAAGCCGAATGCCGCGAGGCACATCGCCAATAGCGCTCCTGCAAGCGAGCTGGTGATCATAAGCGGCGTGAACCACATGGGGCCGGTTGAGCGAGCAGACCTCTACCACAGGCAGATCGTCAAGTTTGCCGGGTCGTTGAGCTGA
- a CDS encoding Crp/Fnr family transcriptional regulator — protein sequence MVDHLLRRLKSIADLEHEDEIALRSLCEGARHVSAHSVLLEEGARADSLLFLLDGWAFSYKTLRTGKRQILGVLIPGDTCGSEVFALESLDFGVALVTGGTVAMVPEQTYSRIRQDHPQLAFALVRSAAVNEVILRQSLVNLACKDAYARVAHLFCEIWERLRIVAAAEGPEYEFPVSQGQIANMLGLTPVHINRTLRRLREDGLTTFKGGVLTVHNIDSLRQLAGFDPSYLRLGRTAAAEHQLRNLSGARAAPVPAPLNFSAQIGSLRASLGSEW from the coding sequence GTGGTTGATCATCTCCTTCGTAGGCTGAAGAGCATAGCTGACCTGGAACACGAGGATGAGATCGCGCTGCGCAGCTTGTGCGAGGGCGCGCGGCACGTCAGCGCCCACAGTGTCCTCCTTGAGGAGGGCGCACGCGCGGACAGTCTGCTCTTCCTATTAGACGGTTGGGCCTTTAGCTACAAAACGCTGCGGACTGGGAAGCGGCAGATCCTGGGTGTTCTGATCCCAGGTGACACCTGCGGCAGTGAGGTCTTTGCGTTGGAGTCGCTCGACTTTGGTGTAGCGCTTGTAACAGGCGGGACGGTCGCCATGGTGCCCGAGCAAACGTACTCGCGGATAAGGCAAGATCACCCTCAACTTGCGTTTGCGTTGGTTCGCTCAGCCGCAGTGAACGAGGTGATCCTGCGGCAATCATTGGTCAACTTGGCTTGCAAGGACGCCTACGCACGGGTCGCCCATCTCTTCTGTGAAATCTGGGAACGTTTGCGGATTGTGGCGGCAGCCGAGGGACCAGAGTACGAGTTTCCCGTAAGTCAGGGGCAGATCGCTAATATGCTGGGACTGACACCCGTTCACATCAACCGAACTCTCCGGCGCTTGCGCGAGGACGGGCTCACCACATTTAAAGGTGGGGTCCTGACGGTCCACAATATCGACAGCCTTCGGCAGCTTGCCGGTTTTGATCCCTCTTACCTCCGGCTGGGACGGACAGCGGCTGCTGAGCACCAACTGCGAAATCTTAGCGGTGCGCGTGCAGCGCCTGTTCCGGCCCCTTTGAACTTCAGCGCTCAGATCGGCTCGCTTCGAGCGTCGCTCGGATCCGAGTGGTGA
- a CDS encoding DUF938 domain-containing protein translates to MHPQRAGNRDAIADVLATVLLVNGTVLQVASGSGDHCLYFAQRYQDVAVDCMIAKPVEDSTIRRVRAGSIEPSRLNGLMQARACPAKAAEVRFSTSRWSKQRTPARLHAPNAVCQAVFSRAAWSNFLSIVSDLFDESQRLLVLNAVLASEISDLVFLAAATNEDLRYLALLCRQPFSSQAACCSHQDGSATPPTGPRGRSLLLVTLTKAVPMLRKPFD, encoded by the coding sequence ATGCACCCGCAACGCGCCGGAAACCGCGATGCGATCGCCGACGTGCTTGCAACCGTGCTGCTTGTAAACGGTACCGTGCTGCAGGTCGCCAGTGGCTCGGGCGATCACTGCCTGTACTTCGCGCAGCGGTACCAGGACGTTGCAGTCGATTGTATGATCGCGAAACCGGTAGAGGATTCAACGATCAGGCGCGTGAGAGCGGGATCGATCGAACCATCAAGGCTTAATGGACTCATGCAGGCGAGAGCTTGCCCTGCCAAAGCTGCAGAGGTCCGCTTTTCCACGTCGCGATGGTCGAAGCAGCGAACTCCTGCACGACTCCACGCTCCAAACGCTGTTTGTCAGGCCGTCTTCAGTCGGGCTGCCTGGTCCAATTTTCTCTCGATCGTTTCCGATCTCTTCGATGAGAGCCAGCGCTTGCTCGTGCTCAATGCCGTGCTTGCGAGCGAAATAAGCGACCTCGTATTCCTCGCCGCGGCGACTAACGAGGATCTTCGTTACCTCGCTTTGCTGTGTCGTCAGCCATTCTCAAGTCAAGCCGCTTGTTGTTCGCACCAGGATGGATCCGCAACTCCGCCGACAGGTCCCCGAGGTCGAAGTTTGCTGCTCGTGACCCTGACGAAAGCCGTGCCCATGCTACGTAAGCCGTTCGATTAA
- a CDS encoding aldo/keto reductase has translation MRYNTLGRTGLFVSEICLGTMTFGGSGEDMWAKIGQLGQNEADALVRAAVEGGVNFIDTADVYAGGRSEEITGQAIRNLGLKRDEIVVATKGFGATGPGPNARGASRYHLIDACKASLNRLQLDHIDLYQIHGFDPVTPIEETLRALDTLVQHGHVRYVGVSNWAAWQITKALGIAERLGLHRFASLQAYYTLVGRELERELAPMLLSEEVGLMVWSPLAGGFLSGKYSAEEPADGRRTAFNFPPVEPKRGDAVISALRPIAESRGVSVARIALAWLLHQRAVTSVIVGAKRPDQLEDNLAATTIDLTAHELAALDEVSALQREYPGWMLERQGELQRDLLAQRR, from the coding sequence ATGCGCTACAACACTCTCGGTCGTACCGGCCTGTTCGTGTCTGAAATCTGCCTCGGCACAATGACTTTTGGCGGCAGCGGCGAGGACATGTGGGCGAAAATCGGACAGCTCGGCCAGAACGAAGCGGATGCGCTTGTTCGTGCAGCTGTCGAGGGCGGGGTCAATTTCATCGACACGGCCGACGTCTATGCTGGCGGCCGATCGGAGGAGATCACCGGACAAGCCATCCGCAACCTCGGGCTGAAGCGTGACGAGATCGTCGTGGCTACGAAGGGCTTTGGTGCAACTGGCCCCGGCCCGAACGCCCGTGGCGCGTCGCGTTACCATCTGATCGATGCTTGCAAAGCCAGCCTGAACCGCCTTCAGCTCGACCATATCGATCTTTACCAGATCCACGGCTTCGATCCCGTGACACCGATCGAGGAGACGCTGCGGGCCCTCGATACCCTCGTGCAACATGGCCACGTCCGCTATGTTGGCGTTTCGAACTGGGCAGCCTGGCAGATTACCAAGGCTCTCGGGATTGCCGAGCGACTGGGCTTGCACCGCTTCGCCTCGCTGCAGGCTTATTACACTTTGGTAGGCCGTGAACTTGAGCGGGAGCTTGCGCCCATGCTCCTGTCTGAAGAGGTCGGCTTGATGGTCTGGAGCCCGTTGGCTGGTGGTTTCCTGTCGGGCAAGTACAGCGCTGAGGAGCCAGCGGATGGCCGCCGTACAGCGTTCAACTTCCCGCCTGTGGAGCCGAAACGCGGCGATGCGGTCATCTCAGCACTGCGCCCGATTGCAGAGAGCCGGGGCGTATCGGTGGCGCGCATCGCGCTTGCCTGGCTGCTGCACCAACGCGCTGTGACCAGCGTGATTGTTGGCGCGAAGCGGCCCGACCAGCTGGAGGACAACCTGGCCGCAACCACGATAGACTTGACCGCGCATGAACTAGCCGCGCTCGACGAGGTCAGCGCATTGCAGCGCGAGTATCCCGGTTGGATGCTCGAGCGACAGGGCGAGCTGCAGCGCGACTTACTCGCCCAACGACGCTGA
- a CDS encoding cytochrome c family protein gives MWLAGLLVLAIGTAVVSLAVLYVQTQEKTRTQAELITGGHTQLGKVAIGRYGCGSCHVIPGVSGANGQVGPDLTRFAQHSEIAGKFSNDPEALLRWLEDPQGSEPGSGMPNMGVTRTDARDIAAYLYSL, from the coding sequence GTGTGGCTTGCCGGCCTGCTCGTCCTCGCGATCGGAACCGCCGTCGTTTCGCTCGCCGTGCTTTACGTACAAACGCAGGAAAAAACCCGCACGCAAGCGGAGCTCATCACCGGCGGGCATACTCAACTCGGCAAGGTTGCAATCGGGCGGTATGGCTGTGGCAGTTGCCATGTCATACCCGGCGTCTCCGGTGCCAACGGGCAAGTTGGTCCCGACCTCACCCGCTTTGCTCAGCATAGTGAGATCGCCGGCAAGTTCTCCAATGATCCAGAGGCTTTGTTGCGCTGGCTAGAGGATCCGCAAGGGTCGGAACCTGGTAGCGGCATGCCGAACATGGGCGTAACCCGCACGGACGCCCGCGACATCGCGGCGTACCTATACTCGCTCTGA
- a CDS encoding cytochrome c oxidase assembly protein: MRRLTATLVLTILLAFGLFVPVQAHETGRSHLEPPGWTLDLSILAPLMLSLALYAIGWRRLRQRSHGGAERLAHRARLFGSGWLVLTGALVSPLHEAGERSFAAHMFEHELIMLVAAPLLVLAEPLAVMLWAFPSGGRRSLGSVTNLRPVEATWLLLSGAVTATPLQAAALWLWHAPALFDLALADERWHAAQHFSFLISALLFWTAMLGRRTAPGVAALCLVGTSIVSGALGALMAFATSPWYAGYARLGMAPFGLSPAEDQQVAGLLMWVPGGLVHAGAALLIMRRLLRPAHA; encoded by the coding sequence ATGCGTCGGCTGACCGCCACATTAGTCCTGACCATCCTTTTGGCATTCGGCCTCTTCGTGCCGGTACAGGCGCACGAAACTGGCAGGAGCCACCTTGAGCCACCCGGCTGGACGCTCGATCTATCGATATTGGCGCCGCTGATGCTCTCGCTGGCGCTGTACGCGATCGGCTGGCGGCGTCTTCGCCAGCGCTCGCACGGCGGCGCAGAGCGCCTAGCGCACCGGGCACGGCTATTCGGCAGCGGTTGGTTGGTGCTCACCGGCGCCCTGGTCTCGCCATTGCATGAGGCCGGCGAACGCTCCTTTGCCGCGCACATGTTCGAGCATGAATTGATCATGCTAGTCGCCGCCCCCTTGCTTGTTCTGGCAGAGCCGCTGGCCGTCATGCTTTGGGCCTTCCCGTCGGGAGGACGACGCAGTCTCGGCAGCGTCACGAACTTGCGTCCGGTCGAAGCGACATGGCTCCTGCTTTCAGGTGCGGTGACCGCAACGCCGCTGCAGGCTGCAGCGCTGTGGCTGTGGCACGCCCCGGCCCTGTTTGACTTGGCACTCGCGGACGAGCGCTGGCATGCCGCTCAACATTTTTCATTTCTGATCAGCGCACTGCTGTTCTGGACGGCCATGCTCGGGCGGCGGACAGCTCCTGGCGTGGCCGCCCTGTGTCTGGTGGGGACATCGATCGTATCGGGCGCGCTCGGCGCATTGATGGCGTTTGCGACCAGTCCTTGGTACGCTGGCTACGCGCGCCTTGGTATGGCGCCCTTCGGGCTTTCCCCGGCCGAGGACCAGCAAGTTGCCGGCCTGCTGATGTGGGTGCCGGGCGGCCTTGTTCACGCGGGGGCCGCGCTGCTGATCATGCGGCGCCTGCTGAGGCCGGCCCATGCTTAG